CAGTAACTCCATTCACTCAGGGCCTTTTGAGCTTGCTCAGGGCCCTTACCTGACTGTTAGAGTAAATACAAAGTTTTATGACCTACTTGCTCTGTGTGACTTCACCATCACCAAACACCAcatattcagttttaaaattgcAATTGTGTCCATtgacacattcatttatttatccatgcattcattcattctcttacTTAGTAACCTATTGTGGGTTTTATTTTCCAGTTCAGTTCAGAGTATTGTGGTTCCCTAACTATCACCAAAGGATTCGCCAGAGCCATTTTGTTGGGGTACACGAAGATTAAAATGTGTCGGTGAGAGTGAGACAGGAGAGCACCCATTATGTGTAAACCACGAGTTTGGGTGTCAGACTCATCTGGATTTGAATTCTAATTCCATTGCTGATGATCTACATAAACTCAGGAATTAACTTTGCTTCTCGGAGTCTTCatctccttatctgtaaaatggatgtgCCATCCCTCACATCTCAGCATCTCTACATTGCATATCTTCTCCTTCTTATGCTGCTTCCTTAATTTCAAGCATCAAAAAACACTCCGTGAGGATTAGGCAGGCCTTGTGAAGGAGAATTTAAGTTGGTCTGGGAAGGAAAGATAGGACAAGCTGCAGGAGGGGACATTTCCTCAGAGGTTACTGAGAAAGTAAAGGTGTGTTGATGGAAATGTGATGACAAATTGGAAGTAGTGGGGACAGCAGAGAGACCATGTAATGACAGGGGACAAGAGGGTAGTAGAGGTAGATGGTGGGAGAAGTTGGAAGCGACTGGCTTGTGGGAAGCACAGAATGTGAGATCTTCCAGAATGCACGGAGTGAGGAATGGGGCCTAGTGTACAAAATATTTCAACCAAATTTCATTGTATCTTTCAAGGATCAGCAAAGCATTTTGAAAACACCAATTCTTACAACaccacccccccgccacacacaacCCCCCAAggcagagttagaaacatgaatggTAGTATGCACATTCACAACAgctagtttcttttttcttcttctttgtttaaaaaaaatttctttattgattaagttattacatatgtgtccttatcccctcattacctccccactcatgccctcacccccctattgtctgtgtccattggttaggcctatatgcatgcatgcaaatcctttagttgatctttcccccttaaccccaccctcccctaccttccctctgagggttgacggtctgatcgatgctactctgtctctggatctgtttctgtttatcagtttatgttgttcattatattccataaatgagtgagagcatgtgatatttatctttctctcactggcttatttcacttagcataatgctttccagttccatccatgctgttgcaaatggtaagaacccCTTTTTTACTGAAGCATAgtattcattgtgtagatgtgccacagtttttaattcactaatctactgatgggcacttaagctgtttccaaatcttagctatggtgaattatgctgctatgaacataggggtgcatatatcctttctgattggtgtttctagtttcttgggatatattcctagaagtgggatcactgggtcaaatgggagttccattgttagttttttgaggaaactccatactgttctccaaagtggctgcgccagtctgcattcccaccagcagtgaaggagggttcctttttctccacatcctcaccagcacttgtcgtttgttgatttgttgatgatagccattctgacaggtgtgagatgatacctcattgtggttttggtttgcatctctcggatgattagtgactttgagcatgttttcatatgtctcctggcctttcttctgtcttctttcaaaagtatctatttaggtctgttgcccattttttgattgggttgtttatcttccttttgttaagctgtatgagttccctgtaaatgttggagattaaacccttatcggtgataatatttgcaaatatgttctcccatgcagtgggctttttttgttgtttaacaGCTAGTTTCTTAATGGCTTTATTTAGAAAAAGGAGATAATGATGTTTGCAATAACAACTACATTGTAAGTTTACTGTggtgtttaataaaatatataaagcacatgACTTTGTACTTAACATAAAGTACCAGTTTAATCAATATTAGTTATTATATGCATAAATGTCAACATGGCCAAAGTCAACATCCAAGGGGCAAGGAAGTACATGTCACCTTCCCTAGGAAAAGATACTGCAAAGTCATGTGGCATAGGGTGGACTGTATAATTATCCAACAGGAAAGGAGTGACGATTTAGGACAATAATCCGATATACCACAGATGACTGCCAGGTATAAGCTACTATATGATGGAGCTGCCATTTATTGACATGGTGAAGACAGGAGGCGGGCCGGGTTGGggagctcagtggatagagcttggctctatccactgagccaaactaggtagggctgaaaaatatgtgtttttaaaacaaacatttgtatggcacatactatgtgccaggcatttatCTGGGCACCTAACAAGTCtgtattcatttaatcctcataataattctatttaattgCTACTATTGTTAACCcctatttcatagatgaggagactgaaaCACAGATTGGTTAGAAGCTTGTGCAAGTTGACACAGGTAGTGAGACAGCCTGTGTTCAAACCAGGATGTCTGGCTTCAGAGTTCTCATAACTAAGATTAATGCAGTTAAAAGGCACCCTAGAGAACGTGAAGTTTCCATCTCCTTTGCCTCTCCCCAGTTCCATAGCACTCCCTGATTTTCACCTGCTGCTCTGGATTTGTGGCGGAGTGCACATGTGGTTTGGCTCTTTGGAGACTACGTCTCTGAGGATGAAAACTGAGAATGTAGAGCCATGGAGGTCAGTTGAGTTAACTTGGAGAGTGTTCACCATCAGGAAGAACAGATGCTGCTTCAGTCAGGAAGAAATGAGTGTTCACTCCAAGCCCTGCTATAGAAAGCCTCTTTGTTTTATGACTCTGGGTGCAAGCAAcccttttaattttgtgttttggATTCCAGCCATAGGAGGCCCTCTTTAATGTAGCAGATGGTTGGAGACAGGCAAGCCGGGTTCCTACCTTCTCCATCAAACAGCCTTCCCTAGAGAGGCCTCTCCCAATTATGTTGCTCTGAAAAAGAGAAGATAACTTAAAATGGACACATTAAATTTACACCACACATAAAGTAACCATGGCTCTAAGCATCAGCAAACATTTGGAGGTCAGGAAAccctttgagaatctgatgaaagctatGGACTGTTTTTGCAGAAAATTTGTCCATaggtatatacacacaaatgtGCGTATTCATTCCAGGGGCTCATGGAGCCTCTGATATCCACCCCTGAAGCTTCAAGTGTCTGTGGCCGTGAGATTGCTGTGCTTCTGGTGGAGGGAGCTgtcattcttttactttctttttccttttttcaatccAGTAAGATTCTCAGCTTCTGAGTTGTGAAAATAAGGGTCCGTAgattattaaggaaacatttcacaTCAGAACACTCAAATTTTACTGGAAAAATCCTTTCAAATATTGGATGAAATCCTTTCCGTGTATTCTCTGGCTGGCGGCGGGAACTTGGCTCCTTCTGTTAAAAACTAACACGAGTTTCTCTTGAAAATTGTAAAatgagttttttttctctctctacgaTGGGATCATGAGTTATGTCTTTGCACACATCATTTCTTGGGAAGCTCACTCTTCTCATAACATTTCCTAGATTAGCTCTTGCTCCTGCACTGTTTCTGATAGTAGGGATTGGGGTAAAGTAGTTTGGCAGTTGAAATATAGAATTTCCAGAACTTGAAAAGGCAGCTTTGTTTCCAGGACACTGTCTGGAAGAGTCATACAAACAGATATTTTTTACTCTGATGTCCACTTGCCATAACTGTCTGGGGAAGTGAGAAGTCTTTGAGGTGGCTACCAGACCCTTTATGAGTCTCCCTGATGCCATTCATTCACTGATCCTTCTATGCTGGGTAACGCTCCAAACATGATCACATCCTTCCAGTTTTACTGGCTGTGTACTGGTCATTTAGGGAGGATCTTCTAAGCTTCAGCGAAGGGTGGAATTGACATATTTATTAAGGATATGAAACCAAAACCAATTTGCTTCAACTacccatatttaaaaataaaatttttaaatattgaaaggCTGAGTTAAGTACTCCAGTTTTCATATCTTATATTTCCTGAAAATTACCTCCTTTCTGGGTCTGGAAAATTCAAGTGGGAGTAGGTCATGGACTAAACATTTAGGCtgattctggccctggccaggtagtgcAGTTGGTTAGAACGGCATCCTTatcaccaaggttgtgggtttgatcccagtcatgGTACAcataagaatcaatcaatgaatgcttAAGTAAATGGAACAGCATATtgatgtgttttttctctttctccctccttttctctcttaaaaaaaaattctccaagtCAACATTTAGGCTGGCTCTGTCCACCAAATGATTAAAACAATTACtggaaaaattcaaagaaaaggcCCATTTCCgcccgcgcgcccccccccccccaacatcaacccaattaaacacacacacacacacacacacacacacacaactatttggttttctcaacctcagcactattgacatttggggctgaaTAACTCTTGGTAGAAGGAGACTGTCCTGTATGCTGTAAAATGCTAGCAGCATCCATGGCCTACTCAGTAGATGCCACTGGCACCTCCCTCTTAGGTGTAACAACCAACATTGTCTTCAAACATTATCAAGTATGTGCACAGGCACCCTTGGTTGAAAGCACAAGCTTACATTATCCAGAAATAGATTTCTCAAAGTAAAATTgagtatttatcttttatttgatGTTGTTGATCAGACGAATGCGAAACTGAAAAGCAGATCATCTGTTTTGGTGCCCTACTGATTATCTGCTCAGATCATCCTATTCTACAGTTGTTTTTAAATCCCATTTGCTTGGCCAGAACAGTGACTTCCTTACTCCATTCCTCTGGTTCTGGCAGGCCTGTTCATTTGCTGCTTGATATCTTTCTGACGATATAGATATTTAGTGATCTGCCTGATGTTCTATACCCTGTGAGGTCTGGATAATTTCTCAGTCCTTTTGGGGGCAGCTGTTGTGCTGCTAAAGTTTCCATTCCTCTCTTCTAGGTTATCATCTTTTGCAATTTAAGACCTAAGCTGAGCCCACATAGCAACTTGGAGAGGTCGAGTCTCTGGATGATTCGATCAATATGTGGACACACAGTTCAGGAAACAGAAGTGTTGGCGTTGAGATTTTAAATGTGATTGTCAAAAGAAATCCTGTAATCACAAATTGTTCCTTACATATGTGCAGTGACTGTCAGACAGCAAACAGTTTGTTTTGAGAAGGACTTTACTATCTGTTTGAAGTAAGAAGTGGCTCTAGTGTACAAAACATTTAAACCAAATTGTTATGTCTTATACTGTTCAACAAAGCACTATGCAAACATCagtcctggaaaaaaaaaaaaaagcatccttcAAGGCAGGGTTATAGGCACTTCTGGGAGTTGTAAACCCATGCAGGCTCCAGAAATATGTGCCTTCCAAGGACTGGAAAATTCTGAATTAACAACAAATAATCAGTGAGTGTGACAAAGAGTTAAAGTACACAGACTTTACTTTCACAAAGTTTATGATGTAGTAAAGAGGTTTAAGATGCAGACCTGAGATTGCAAACTGATGTCCAGCAGGCTAAATCGGGACCATGGATTTGTTTTGCTTGGCATGTACAGAGTTGGTCTCCTGAATGTCTAAGAAAGAGAgtgacaaagagagaaaaaatgaaaggaGTTGCTAACATGTAAAACTGAAATTTTTGCATTAGAATCCAGATTTCCAGCTGTttttgaaaaatcagaagatctgcCAACACTGGGTCCTGATTCCTTCAATTCCCTGTGGTGACAGTTGACTGGCATGGAAAAGCAACTGTTCCCTGTGATCAGAGCAGGGGCCCTCCGTTTTCCCAGCCTGGCCCACTGCACTGCCTTACTAGGCCTCTGGCCACATTTGAGATGGCCACCCTAAGGCAGATTTCTGCAACATTTGCTTTGTCTCTTTACAGTGGAAACAAATGGCTGAAGGAGCCTGAAGCAGAATAGCAACTGACCACTTTGTGTGTCAGGTGAGATGATCCTAGCTCAGGCAGTGTGGCAGGAGACTGGTGACAAAAGGTCAGATTGGGAATAATTTTGAAGATAGAGTTAATAGGATTTTGTGATGGATCAAATTAAGGTATGAAAGTATTAAAAAgggctccattttttaaaaaacagattaatttatttaaaaaggatgtatttatttatagtgGAATATTAGAAAATGGGTATTGAACTATTAAGATAAAAacaattgtttaaaaatttttcttcactAATACTCTCCAAATTGGATTCCCTAGGTAAGGGGTGGGGAACTCTTTTTCTGCCAATGGCcatttggatatatattttttaaaatatatttttattgatttcagagaggaagggaaagggagagtgagattgaaacatcaatgatgagaatcattgattggctgcctcctgcacatcccctactggggatggagccagcaacccaggcatgtgcccgtgactggaatcgaatccgggacccttcagcccccaggcggacgctctatccactgagccaaaccagccagggccatttggatatttttaatgggccatgcaaaattatcaacttaaaaactagcctgctatatttggtcaaagatttaattaactcacccctaataccttgacagggccagaccaaatgatttctcaggctttATAGGCCAGTAGGCAGGAcattccccacttctgccctagGTGGTACACTATCAGGTTATTGGAGACACTGATTGTTTTGGGAAATTGGATTGGGAAAGCATTGGGAGTAGCCCCAGGTGCTAAGGAAAGAGTTAGGCTCTTGCCCCAGGAGATGGAACAGAGTGGTATCAGCCTATGGATGGCCTctgctctgtgtccccacctgtccAGGGGCTCGGTTCCCCATAGGATATCCCCTGCCCCCAGGAGGTGGAGGGGTTGGGGATCTTGAGCTACTGGGGTTGAACTCCCtgagggatgtgcctgcaagggTGGGGATAGGAGAGGCTCCAAGATTTCCATATGGGAGGggtttccccacccccacatctaGAACGAAGCTGTAAGAAGATACTCAGGAGCTTgttctagcagtggttctcaaccttctggccctttaaatacagttcctcatgttgtgacccaaccataaaattattttcgttgctacttcataactgtaatgttgctactgttatgaatcgtcatgtaaatctctgatatgcaggatggtcttaggcgacccctgtgaaaggtcgttggaccgccaaaggggtcgcgacctgcAGGCTGGGAACCTCTGAAAAGCTACTTTTTCAGAGGATGGTCTTCACTCAGATTCCTAtacaagtcaataaaaatagcaaagttgCATCTGGTGATGTCTTTATTTGCTCTTTATCTATCACTGGGTACACCTCCAAGTGTCCATGTCGAGGCCAATTGCTTTATGATAAAGTGGGTTGATTGGGTTAGTGGAGAGGAATAGGGGctatggtgggggtgggagctaGCCCactctcacttttttaaaatcctcacccgaagatatgtttatatgtttattgatgggagggagggagggagggagggagggagggagggagagagagagagagagagagagagaaacactctTGGGTTGCCTCACATAAACGCCCGACCAGGGATTGTAcccacaacctagacatgtgcccggGCTGGGAATCACACGCGACACCTTTCAGGAATACGGGGTCAGCGCTCCAATGAACTGGGCCCCGGCCGGGTCCGACTCTCACTTCTGGGCCGGCCCCGTGGCGAGAAGCCGGGGTGCCTGCAAGCCCAGCGGGCGCGGCGCCCCCACCAGCGGCGGGGAGGCGGCCCGCCCTGCGCGCCGCAGCGGTCACTCGGTGCTCACGCGCATGCGCCGGCCTCCgcgcgggggggttgggggaaaggggtgcCCTCGGCTCTTTCCCTCCCTCATCCGGGTCCTGGGCGAGCGGGCGCCGTGCGCGTGTCCCGCGGCCGAGCTGCTAATAAAGTTGCACCGAGGGGAAGCGCAGCGACGGCGGGGAGAGTGCGCCCGGCGGCCGGAGAGTGAGTGAGGGGCCCGGGCgcgagcgggagcgggagcggggcGCGGGCCGAGCTGGGCGCTCCAGGCGGCCTCGGGCCGAGGCGGGGCGTTCGGCGCGGACGCAGCAGAAACCGCCCGGCCTGCGGGGCGGGAGGTAGGCCGAGTCCCGGCCTGCTGGGGTCCGGGCGGGCGGGGACGGGGCGGCCCGTCCGGCTACGGAGGCCTCGCCCGCGGCCGGGGGCGGCTTGAGGCGGGGCGGAGGCGGGCCCTGGTCCTGCGCCGGCGTGACCGCGGGTCTGGGGAGGGAGGCGTGGGGGGCGCCCCCGAGGGGCTCCGCGGCCCCGCTTCTGTCCAGAGGATCGGGTGGTTCTTCCTCCTCCGAGCACCGCCCCGCGCGGTTGCCGTGCTCGGCGGAGCATCCCGGTCAGCGGCGCTGCAGAGCTGCCCGGTGGCTGGCTGCACCCGTGCCGCCGTCGCTTTGTGTTTCCGAGATAAGGATCCACGCTTCTCGGTGGGCGTTACACTCGGGGCCGTTGTGACCGGCTCCTGCACTCAGCTGGGTGTTGGACCCGTTGCTGCCACTTGCCATGCCGGTGTTCACCGCTGCAGAGGTCTCTTCCCCTTCGCGTGAAACTTAGGCATAGCTGCACGGACACTGCCAAGCAACGAGTTTGCCTTCGTCGTATTcagcccctgcccgggcccttCGCTTCGGTATCAATACTTA
The sequence above is a segment of the Myotis daubentonii chromosome 5, mMyoDau2.1, whole genome shotgun sequence genome. Coding sequences within it:
- the SMAD5 gene encoding mothers against decapentaplegic homolog 5 isoform X3, which gives rise to MRRPPRGGVGGKGCPRLFPSLIRVLGERAPCACPAAELLIKLHRGEAQRRRGECARRPESNLNSGVHMRYLWDIFIKHWNISCVHKLAPSALETRNDLNQ